In one Bacteroidota bacterium genomic region, the following are encoded:
- a CDS encoding ATP-binding protein gives MAYKRFFILIILRIAIIVAIAVFATLLFMNKQYITVCVLLIVLIGIIISLIQYINRTNYSLNRFFESIKNKDLTQSFNENEKDVLIRHLHKSFNQIIEVYKEARIEKESQHNFLKTLVEHLGVGLISFDEKGEVDIFNKAAQNILNMPYLPNISLLDRIDSSLSGIVRNIQNSETRLVKIQQQNELKQLSIRATEMKMENNLVKLVSIQDIKSELDAQELGAWQKLIRVLTHEIMNSISPITSLSSTISQMLETEKQQTKNKVINPEVVDDVLTGLKTISKRSKGLISFVDTYRNLTRIPTPVIEVLPVNQLLDNVHRLMKKELAEQKIKCMCTVNPESLQLKADEKLLEQVIINLVKNSIQALDSIADGVVDIRAFMHKSGQTLIQVRDNGIGMNADIIDEIYTPFFTTREKGSGIGLSISRQIMQLHGGSISVISAPGEGTVFTLSF, from the coding sequence ATGGCATATAAACGATTTTTCATTTTAATCATTTTGCGAATAGCAATTATTGTGGCAATTGCCGTTTTTGCAACTTTATTGTTTATGAACAAACAATATATAACTGTGTGTGTTTTGCTGATTGTTTTGATCGGTATCATTATTAGTCTGATACAATATATCAATCGAACCAATTACAGCCTCAATCGATTTTTCGAATCAATCAAGAATAAAGATTTGACACAATCGTTTAATGAAAATGAAAAAGATGTTTTGATCCGGCATTTGCATAAAAGTTTCAATCAAATTATTGAGGTGTACAAAGAAGCACGTATTGAAAAAGAAAGCCAACATAATTTTTTAAAAACGCTTGTTGAACATTTAGGAGTAGGGCTTATTTCGTTTGATGAAAAAGGAGAGGTAGACATATTTAATAAAGCCGCACAGAATATTTTAAATATGCCATATTTACCTAACATTTCATTGTTAGACCGTATTGATAGTTCACTGTCAGGCATTGTTCGTAATATTCAAAATTCCGAGACCAGATTGGTGAAAATCCAACAACAAAATGAGCTAAAACAATTATCGATTCGAGCCACTGAAATGAAAATGGAAAACAATCTGGTTAAATTGGTTTCCATTCAGGATATTAAAAGTGAATTGGATGCACAAGAGCTGGGAGCATGGCAAAAACTAATCAGAGTACTCACACATGAAATTATGAATTCGATTTCACCAATTACCTCATTGAGTTCTACGATCAGTCAAATGTTGGAAACAGAAAAGCAGCAAACGAAAAATAAAGTTATAAATCCAGAAGTTGTTGATGATGTGCTTACAGGATTGAAAACGATCAGTAAAAGGAGCAAGGGGCTGATTAGTTTTGTGGATACTTACAGAAACCTGACTCGGATTCCTACTCCGGTTATCGAAGTATTACCTGTTAATCAGTTACTTGATAATGTACACCGGCTAATGAAAAAGGAATTAGCCGAACAAAAAATTAAATGCATGTGTACCGTCAATCCAGAGAGTTTGCAACTGAAAGCAGATGAAAAACTATTGGAACAAGTTATTATTAATTTGGTAAAGAATTCGATACAGGCTTTGGATAGTATTGCCGATGGAGTTGTTGATATCAGGGCATTTATGCATAAGAGTGGTCAGACTTTAATTCAGGTACGAGACAATGGAATTGGAATGAATGCAGATATTATTGACGAAATATATACACCATTTTTTACAACGCGTGAAAAAGGAAGTGGCATTGGATTAAGCATTTCGCGCCAAATTATGCAATTGCATGGAGGCAGTATATCTGTTATTTCAGCGCCTGGGGAGGGGACTGTGTTTACTTTGTCTTTTTAA
- a CDS encoding sigma-54-dependent Fis family transcriptional regulator, with protein sequence MNKKVAKVLIVDDDEDILMSLKLLLKQHFADIITEKNVIQLPNLLEKDNYDLILLDMNFSAGLNTGNEGIYWLRTILDKDPAAVVVMMTAYGAVELAVKAIKEGATDFVLKPWDNEKMLATLHSALKLRQSKLEINKLKGKQQQLKKDSDKKYTNFIGESEKMMDVFKTISKVAKTEANVFIIGENGTGKELVARELHRQSKRQDEVFISVDMSSISESLFESELFGSMKGSFTDSKEDRAGRFEVASGGTLFLDEIGNLSLAMQAKILTVLQNREIFRIGSSKAIPIDIRLISATNKNLHDMVSEGTFREDLLYRLNTIQIGLPPLRDRTEDIPLLADHFLARYAKKYEKQNLKINKSALDHLKSYRWPGNIRELEHAIEKAVILSELDVLKADDFLFHPSKRNEMDDIQSLNIEEMEKVLIKKALLKLRGNMSHVAKELGVSRATLYNKIDRYGI encoded by the coding sequence ATGAACAAGAAAGTAGCAAAAGTACTAATTGTTGACGATGATGAAGATATTCTGATGTCGCTTAAGCTTTTATTAAAGCAGCATTTTGCCGATATAATTACAGAGAAAAACGTGATTCAATTACCAAATCTTCTTGAAAAAGACAATTATGATCTGATATTGCTGGATATGAATTTCAGTGCTGGCCTGAATACCGGCAATGAAGGAATTTATTGGTTAAGAACTATATTGGATAAAGATCCTGCAGCCGTGGTAGTAATGATGACTGCTTATGGGGCTGTTGAATTGGCTGTAAAAGCCATTAAGGAAGGAGCAACTGACTTCGTACTTAAACCATGGGACAATGAGAAAATGCTGGCAACTCTTCATTCTGCATTAAAGTTAAGACAATCCAAATTGGAGATAAATAAGTTAAAAGGGAAACAACAGCAACTCAAAAAGGATAGTGATAAAAAATACACCAACTTCATTGGAGAGTCAGAAAAAATGATGGACGTTTTCAAAACTATATCAAAGGTGGCTAAAACCGAAGCGAATGTATTTATTATAGGTGAAAATGGAACAGGAAAAGAGTTAGTTGCCCGTGAGCTTCATCGTCAATCCAAACGACAGGATGAAGTGTTCATTTCTGTCGACATGTCTTCCATTAGTGAAAGCTTGTTTGAAAGCGAATTGTTTGGCTCCATGAAAGGCTCTTTTACCGATTCGAAAGAAGACAGGGCTGGACGATTTGAAGTAGCCAGTGGTGGAACTTTGTTTTTGGATGAGATTGGAAATTTATCCCTGGCCATGCAGGCAAAAATATTAACTGTGCTCCAGAATCGTGAAATATTTCGAATTGGATCATCCAAAGCAATTCCAATAGACATTCGGCTGATTTCAGCTACCAATAAGAATTTACACGATATGGTAAGCGAGGGAACTTTCAGAGAGGATTTATTATATCGTTTGAATACAATTCAAATTGGACTGCCACCTTTGAGAGACAGAACCGAAGATATACCTTTACTTGCTGATCATTTTCTAGCTCGATATGCTAAGAAGTACGAAAAGCAAAATCTTAAAATTAATAAATCTGCTTTGGATCACTTAAAAAGTTATCGATGGCCGGGTAATATCCGTGAACTTGAACATGCTATTGAAAAAGCTGTAATTCTTTCGGAATTGGATGTACTTAAAGCAGATGATTTCCTTTTTCATCCTTCGAAACGAAACGAAATGGATGATATCCAATCCCTGAACATTGAGGAAATGGAAAAGGTATTGATAAAAAAAGCATTGCTAAAGCTAAGAGGTAACATGAGTCATGTTGCTAAGGAATTGGGTGTTTCCAGGGCTACATTATATAATAAGATTGACCGTTATGGCATATAA
- a CDS encoding ABC transporter ATP-binding protein: protein MIKFQDLTKSYKSLEIETLALHNINLEIKQGEFVSIMGPSGCGKSTLLNIMGMIDSCTAGSYYFNDQLINKLSERKRAELRKNNIGFVFQSFNLIDELTVYENVELPLIYLKIASSERKLRVTEVLEKLQLINRANSFPQQLSGGQQQKVAIGRAIISKPKLILADEPTGNLDSTYGKEVMQILSRLNEEGTTLIIVTHSEFIAQYSQKKILLFDGRILSETNFNSPEITTN, encoded by the coding sequence ATGATAAAATTTCAAGATCTGACAAAATCATACAAAAGTTTAGAAATTGAAACACTGGCTTTGCATAATATTAACCTGGAAATCAAACAAGGTGAATTTGTTTCGATTATGGGGCCAAGTGGATGTGGCAAATCAACTTTGCTCAATATCATGGGTATGATAGATTCATGTACCGCTGGATCATATTATTTTAATGATCAGCTTATTAATAAACTTAGTGAACGAAAGAGAGCAGAGTTACGCAAAAACAACATTGGTTTTGTTTTCCAGAGTTTCAATTTAATTGATGAGCTAACAGTTTATGAAAATGTTGAACTTCCTCTGATTTATCTAAAAATAGCAAGCAGCGAACGCAAGCTAAGGGTAACTGAAGTTTTGGAGAAACTTCAATTAATCAATCGAGCCAATAGTTTTCCTCAACAACTATCAGGTGGCCAACAACAAAAAGTTGCTATTGGAAGAGCAATTATTAGCAAACCTAAGCTTATACTTGCAGATGAACCAACAGGAAATCTTGACTCCACTTATGGCAAAGAAGTAATGCAAATTTTGAGTCGATTGAATGAGGAAGGCACTACCCTGATCATAGTCACTCATTCCGAATTTATTGCCCAGTACAGCCAAAAGAAAATATTGCTATTTGATGGACGAATCTTATCCGAAACCAATTTTAATTCCCCGGAAATAACAACTAATTAG